The sequence GCTATCGGCGGCAAATCGATACGGAACATTTTTTTCGCCCATGACGCATGCCCCCAAGTGGTCAGCCCCCCTAGAAGCACTACAGCCGTTGTTACCGCAAAAATAGTCATCGCGATTTTACGGGCTTTTTGATAGCTTTTTAACTGCATGAGTAAAATGAATACGACTAACGGCGCGCACATCTCAATCGGTATCAGATAACGCTGAATACTAAATAATTCCATCCAGATGAGATATCCAATGGCAACCACTGCAACGATATATTTCGCCTCCGGCAACATGCTACTTATCGTAGTGCGCGTCTTCCTTTTCAAGAATATTGCAGCAAGCCAGCACCAGAAAAGAACGTACACCACAGGCCAGATAATTTGATGGAGCGGAAGCTGCCCAACTCTTTTAGGATTCAATGAAAATAAGAATGGCCAAAATAGCGTTTCAAAATGATTTTTTGGTCGCCAAATCACATCGGCAACACTCACCGATCGCGTCAACGGATTTGGGAAATATGTACTGAATTGGGGGAAAAAAGGATTGCCGAAGGTGCGCCACATCTCAAAAAACCAATATCCCGAAGTGGCTGCTATACCAATTAACACGCCAACACCGAAAAAGAATGCCAGACGAAATCGCGTTATCCAATTAACCTGCACCGTGCAAAAGCTGAGACACAGAGCCATTGCAAATACAACATTGGTCAACTTTAAACCTGTTCCAAGACCAGCTACCGAACCAGCAAGTATTACGATAAGAATCGGCCGCACACCATTTTCAGAAAATTTTTCCCACCCATACAAAACGATGAGTAAAGAGCCAAGGATAAAAATGGAAGTCGAGGCATCCCCCATTGTATTTCCTATACTTGAGAGGAAATTCGCTGTGAGACAACCAACTATTGCCAGTAAAAGTGGTATGCGAAAACGATCTTCTGACGGAAGGTCGGGCAAAGTCTTGCGGCATATACCTGCCAGAAGAATAAAATTGATGCCATGTACTGCGCCCATCATGAAACCAACAAGCGGCGCAGGTAGATGCAAAGACAACCAATAATACGGCACATCCAAAATCGGATTAAAGTACGTTTGCATTCCAGCCGGACCCAAATCCGTATGTAACTTGCCGTTTAATAGCGCAAACGCGTTATAGACATGATAGTTTTGCAAGTCCCAGTTAAGGTCAGTTCCAAGCCATAAAGAAACCAGACCAAAAAATAATGGTGCAAGAAGACAAGCAATCAATAATGTCTTAGGCTTGTTCAGGTCGCAATGATTAAAGCTCGTTCGATTTAACGCGCACTGCAAAATATTCATTTCTTACATTTTTCCGAAAGTTTAAATACCCACAACCTTGCACTGAAATAGTTAATCACCATTCCTGCAAGCGAACCAACGGCGACAGCAAAAAAGGGAAGAAAAGGAATGTTTTGGCCCTGGACGATCACAAGACTATATGCCGCATAGTTAATCAGACCACCTAAAGACATCGCAGCGAGATAACGGATTGCTTCATTCAAAACCCCACTATTCGGCCTCGTAGAAAATGTAAAACGACGGTTGACCATCCAAGTAACCCACACAGCACAAAGAAATGATATTACGCGACCAAAAAAATATCCAAAACCGATATGAAGCGTCAAATATAAAATACCAACGTCGACCCCAAACCCGAGCGCCCCGACCATAGCAAAACGAATAAATTGTCGACAACTGTCCATTAGTTAGGATTCTTTGTGGCAGGCGCAGGATGGACTAGATAAGCAAATCGTTTTGCTTCAGTTCGACCCTTCGTAACGGTATTAAGCACAATCCCACAGGTCAGTAAAATGACGCCAAACAACATTAATGCAGAACATAAAACGGCAGTAGGATAACGGGGCACGAGACCAGTCTCGTAATAAGTCTCAAACAAAGGCAGCGCCAAAAGAATGGCAATTAAGGTGCAAAAGAAAAAACCAAAAGAAAAAAACGTCAACGGCTTTTCGGATTTAAATAATCTAACGATCGTGACGAGTATCCGAAAGCCATCACGATAAGTATTTAACTTACTTGAAGATCCCTGTACCCTTGATCCATAGGTCGTATTCAACTCTGCGACAGGCATCCTTAGCTGTAATGCATGGATCGCAAGCTCAGTTTCGGTCTCAAAACCCCGGGATTGCGCGGGAAATGACTTGACATACCGACGTGAAAAAACGCGATAACCCGATAACATATCGGTAAAAGTTCTTCCAAAAAGGAAGGCAACAAAACGAGTTAATACCGCATTACCAAGGCGATGCCCAAACCGATAGGCTTTTTGCTCCTTTGTAACCCGGACACCAACCACCATATCCAGGCCTTCGGTTAATAGCTTATTAATCAGCCGCGGTGCCACCGTTGCATCATAGGTATTATCGCCATCGACCATAACATAGACATCTGCATCCACATCTGCAAACATCCGTCGGACCACGTTTCCCTTTCCTTGCAGCGGAACTGAGCGCACTGTCGCTCCAGAGAGCTTAGCAACGTCCATAGTCCGGTCTGTCGAGTTATTATCGAAGACGAAAATTTCTGCAGTCGGAAGAGCGAGCCTAAAATCCTGTACAACTGATGCCACTGCAACTTCTTCGTTATAGCAAGGAATGAGAACGGCTATCCGTTGCAGGGTGAATATTGATTCATTAAGATGCTCATTAAATTCACACGCAGTTTCATTCATACTTTTCCAGTTAAAGTTACTCCCTGCACCCATAAACTGATCCCAGGCACTGATCTATTTTTCGTTATTATACGGCGTCATTTTATGTGGACTTTTATTGTTTTAAAAAAATCCAGACGCTTAGATAGATTCGGGCAAGTCAATCATAAGTGCCACGGAACCCAAATAACGCGAAAGCTTACAATCAACCAAAGTATTTAACAGTCTGATGCAACTTAGTTTAAGGCGGCATAAAGTAAGCCCAAGCAGTCGTCATTTGGAAAAAATATCCGGTTAGCAGAAACCCGGGGCTGACCAATATTCAGGCCCGACCTCCTATCAAACAATAGGACAACTCCCTATTTAAAAACAAATATGACAGATGTCCTGGAAAAATGCGTGCTGGAAAAAAGTAATATGCGCCACTTTTTTACCAGAACACGACTTCGCGCTACTAAGTAGCTAATATCCAGTCATAATTGACAGGATGAACGCACGTCTCGTTAAACTTTCTAGGTACTGATAGCTTTTTTGATGTAATTTGCACAGATTCCAGCCGATACGATCATTTCGTATGTGTGCTCCACTAATACTTTTAAGATGAACCGTTTTGTCTATTTCAACTAAACCAAATAGTCCTAATCGATTTTTGCAACTCGATTCAGACTTCGACCCTAAGGTGAGTTTGAAGTTTGAGTTGCAACCGATCATCCAATTTCAACGCAGCGCGACGATAGAATGTGAGTTGCTTTACCGCGGGCCAATCCCGGCGCAATGGTTAGACATTGATCGCAGTGTATTGAAGCACCTGGGTTCTACGCGGCTGGCAGAAGCCATTTTGTTCGTCAATATCGCCAATGAATCACTACTTGCGTTACCTAGCGAACTGTTCACTCTCGCTGCACAAAAAAATAACGTGGTATTTGAAGTCAGCGAATCCTATTCAGACCCAAAGACATTTGACCTGATCACGGCCAAGATCAATAGCCTGTCATTACTCGGGTTAAAATTTGCCATTGACGATTTCGGTAATGGACAAGATGGATTCAAACGTCTTTACGCCATTCATCATTGCACGCACATCAAAATTGACGGTATTTTTTTCAAGACGGCTATGACGCGAGATGACGCAGCAACGATGCTGAAGATACTCATTCAGCAATGGCAATCCCGTGGCATTCGCGTGATTGTCGAATGCGTCGAGACCGTGGCACATTTCATATTTGCTAAAGAGTTAGGATTTGACAAGGCGCAAGGCTGGTTTGTCGATAAGTTGGTGAACGACGTGCCGGAGGGAGTTGTAACGGTCAGTATGTAAATTTATCTGAATGGTCGATTCACACACTGACGATATGAACTGTAGCAATTCCGGTTAGCATCTCGGCACATAACAATTCTCTGAGCAACTCTCAAAAAATAGAAACGCCCCCAATCCATTTGATTGAGGTTAAATTTTATTAGACGCCTTGCCGCTTTTATCGTTTAGATCATCAAAGTGTCTCGCTGCAATTTCCGCAAGCATCTGAGATGATGACGACGCCAGGCGCATCAGGCGCTCAGTGTGAATAGTACTCAACGTTGGCATCGCATCGCTGCTTCTGTTCAGGGTCCTGAAGTGAGTAACCTCTAGGCATGTTTGAATACCACGACAGACATCTACCGCCAGTGCACGAAACTGCGTGTGTTTATCAGTTTGATGATCTACAGGCAGCCACGAAAACGCCTTATGATATGCCTCTTGTTCTGGCATCGGCAGGATTGGCTCGCTCATGAGAGCGCCCTCCCAACGACATCGTCGAAGACTATCGGCGCACCGTAGATAAATAACGACGGATTTTGGCTCGTATAGTGAGCGGTAGTTGAAGTAAGAACATTAAACATCAATTGATTCCTTGTACGATTAGGCCGCGCCCCGATTCCAAGCGGGCTCGGCGGGAAATGGCAGGTCGGAAAACCGATTTACGAGGCGCTACCGGCAAGCCGAAGCTTTCCCATCATTGCCAAGCCGCGAAGGCTTAACAAAATAAACGCACATTAAAAACCGCATTGCGATTTTTGTGAACCTTGTACGTTGCGTGCTTCTAAGCACGGTTCCTTTTTTTCAGGCATACATTTAGTATAAAGCATCAGCGTACATTTTATAAAGCCCGGATTTCCGCCCGTTAGAACGTTAATTCCGTGCAATCTGTTCCTATGGCTTACTCGCCTGGATGACAGTGAATATTAGGAACATTTTCTTGTGACACGCTGCGCGAGTGGACCAGATAGTGATGGACGTCATGAACGCCATCGAAACGGCGTATGGCGATGAATGGGACGGCAACAAACATATCGAGGCGATGATGCGCCGAAAGTCAGCCTGGTATTTTTGCCATTCGGCTGACGGTAAGCCATCCGCCATATCTTGGAGCCCACCGGCGAGACTTCCAAATACATGCCCCGTCTGCTAAAGTGTAGGCCTTGTCCTTTGGTTTGGCGCTTTTGACTTGAATATCCGTGAGGGGGGTGGCGAGTTTGGGCATTTTTTCATCCAAGTCAGTTTTAAAGTGCATCCATGTGCCCAAATATGGATGCAAAAACCGTGAATGTAAATGGACAACGCTGGACGACAGGCCACAAAAAACCGACGTCTGCACTATGGCGGAGGCCGGTTATTGAACTTCTACGAACATTATAAACGCTGTCTTGGAGGAGAAGGTGGGATTCGAACCCACGTTACAGCGAAACTGTAAACCAGATTTCGAGTCTGGCGCATTCGACCACTCTGCCACTTCTCCTAATTGGTCATTTTGCTGCGTGGTCTGCAGCAAAGCACAAGATTATAGCAGAATATTTTAGCTGCCAGACACCTTTTTAACTCGTGTATTACAAATACCAATCTAACATATTTGGAATACTGACCAATCATAACGACGCACACTCCGCGTCGCCAATTCCGCGCTTAAATTATCACGTCTAAACCGTCGGTGTTAGCCGCGTAATACCGCCCATGTATGGATGTAATACGGCTGGTATTTCAACGCTTCCATCGGCTTGCTGAAAATTTTCCAGCACTGCTACCAGTGTTCGTCCGACCGCTAAACCTGAACCGTTGAGCGTGTGCAGCAGCTCGGTTTTGCCTTGGGCATTGCGGAAACGTGCTTGCATGCGACGTGCCTGGAATGCTTCCATATTGGAGACTGACGAAATCTCGCGGTAGGTATTTTGTGCAGGCAACCATACTTCGAGATCATAGGTTTTGGCCGCACCGAAGCCCATGTCGCCGGTACAGAGCGAGACGACGCGGTATGGCAAGCCGAGTTTTTGTAGAATCACTTCGGCATGACCGACCATCTCTTCGAGTGCTTCGTAAGATTTTTCAGGGTGCACAATCTGTACCATTTCCACCTTGTCAAACTGGTGTTGGCGGATCATTCCACGCGTGTCACGTCCGTAGCTTCCAGCTTCTGAGCGGAAACATGGTGAGTGCGCAGTCATTTTGAGTGGTAGCTTTTCACCGGCAATGATTTCGTCGCGTACCAAGTTGGTCAAAGGTACTTCGGCAGTTGGAATCAGATAGAGCGCTGCGCTATCCGCGCCCTGCTCACCTTCTTGTCCACCCTTTTTGACGGCAAACAAATCCTCTTCGAATTTCGGCAACTGACCAGTGCCGCGCAATGAATCCGCATTGACGATGTACGGCGTATAGCATTCAGTGTAGCCATGCTCTGCGGTGTGCGTATCGAGCATGAACTGCGCCAACGCGCGATGCAAACGCGCGATGCCGCCCTTCATCACAGAAAAGCGTGATCCGGTGAGTTTGGCGGCAACATCAAAATCCAGACCGACGCCAGCGCCCACGTCGACGTGGTCGCGCACTTCAAAATCAAACACCGGCAACGTGCCTGATTTGCGGACTTCAATATTACCCGACTCATCAATACCGCTAGGCACAGATTCATGCGGTAAATTGGGGATGACTTCCAAAAATTTGCTGAACTGGTCTTGCACCTGATCGAGGCGAGTCGCGGAAGTTTTTAGTTCTTCGCCGATACCGTTCACCGCTTCCAGGACGGCCGTTGCATCTTCCCCTTTGCTTTTGAGCATGCCGATTTGCTTTGACAGCGTATTGCGCTGGCTTTGCAGCTCTTCAGTGCGGGTCTGAATTTGCTTGCGCTCTGCTTCCAACGAATTGAAGGCGTCGACGTCAAGCTGATATTTGCGCGCAGCTAAACGGCTGGCGACGGTGGCGATGTCTTTGCGGAGAAGTTGGATGTCGATCATGGAATGTGCGGACCTATAGTTAAGTCACCAATAAATAAGCTGCCATTGTACCAAGGTCAACGGAATTTCGATAATTGTCGAAACGGGTAATTGGGGAATCACTTATCGACTTTTTGGGTAAAACTTAGTGAGTCCATGCGTAATTTGCTGGATAAGTTGATCAATATGTTGCTAAATCTAATTAAGGACGAAACAACTGCTCAATAGAGAGACTGAATTGGTGATTCTGGCAAGTTGTAAAA is a genomic window of Glaciimonas sp. CA11.2 containing:
- a CDS encoding EAL domain-containing protein, whose product is MSISTKPNSPNRFLQLDSDFDPKVSLKFELQPIIQFQRSATIECELLYRGPIPAQWLDIDRSVLKHLGSTRLAEAILFVNIANESLLALPSELFTLAAQKNNVVFEVSESYSDPKTFDLITAKINSLSLLGLKFAIDDFGNGQDGFKRLYAIHHCTHIKIDGIFFKTAMTRDDAATMLKILIQQWQSRGIRVIVECVETVAHFIFAKELGFDKAQGWFVDKLVNDVPEGVVTVSM
- a CDS encoding glycosyltransferase family 2 protein, which translates into the protein MNETACEFNEHLNESIFTLQRIAVLIPCYNEEVAVASVVQDFRLALPTAEIFVFDNNSTDRTMDVAKLSGATVRSVPLQGKGNVVRRMFADVDADVYVMVDGDNTYDATVAPRLINKLLTEGLDMVVGVRVTKEQKAYRFGHRLGNAVLTRFVAFLFGRTFTDMLSGYRVFSRRYVKSFPAQSRGFETETELAIHALQLRMPVAELNTTYGSRVQGSSSKLNTYRDGFRILVTIVRLFKSEKPLTFFSFGFFFCTLIAILLALPLFETYYETGLVPRYPTAVLCSALMLFGVILLTCGIVLNTVTKGRTEAKRFAYLVHPAPATKNPN
- a CDS encoding GtrA family protein; this translates as MDSCRQFIRFAMVGALGFGVDVGILYLTLHIGFGYFFGRVISFLCAVWVTWMVNRRFTFSTRPNSGVLNEAIRYLAAMSLGGLINYAAYSLVIVQGQNIPFLPFFAVAVGSLAGMVINYFSARLWVFKLSEKCKK
- the serS gene encoding serine--tRNA ligase, which produces MIDIQLLRKDIATVASRLAARKYQLDVDAFNSLEAERKQIQTRTEELQSQRNTLSKQIGMLKSKGEDATAVLEAVNGIGEELKTSATRLDQVQDQFSKFLEVIPNLPHESVPSGIDESGNIEVRKSGTLPVFDFEVRDHVDVGAGVGLDFDVAAKLTGSRFSVMKGGIARLHRALAQFMLDTHTAEHGYTECYTPYIVNADSLRGTGQLPKFEEDLFAVKKGGQEGEQGADSAALYLIPTAEVPLTNLVRDEIIAGEKLPLKMTAHSPCFRSEAGSYGRDTRGMIRQHQFDKVEMVQIVHPEKSYEALEEMVGHAEVILQKLGLPYRVVSLCTGDMGFGAAKTYDLEVWLPAQNTYREISSVSNMEAFQARRMQARFRNAQGKTELLHTLNGSGLAVGRTLVAVLENFQQADGSVEIPAVLHPYMGGITRLTPTV